In Saccharomyces eubayanus strain FM1318 chromosome XIV, whole genome shotgun sequence, the sequence ATGGTTTGAAATAGATGAGACTGTATGTTGGTGCTTTTCGTATGAATGAGATTTGAGATGAGATagaacaaattgaaaaattttattcGATGACTTCCGGGTAACAGTTTTGTTTGGTATTGAAGGAAATAGTGGCAATTCGATATTAACTATACAAATTAGAGCACGGGAGGCAAATTTATTACAAGCCACATAGGCCAAATTAAATTATAAACTAACACTAAtggtaataataatatttcagattaaaaagagaacaaaaaagagagaaaaaaaattagaacataaaataaaataataagggaagaaaaaaagagtgaCTAGACAAAGAGGCGTAACATCaataaaattgaatattttattcacaaaattttcttttctttctataGAGAAAAAGCAcataaagaagagaaaaattggTGTGTACTTGTCCATAAACATTCCAAGTGGACAAAGCAGATAAAACTTTCTATTCAATAATTTCCTCAGGTTTAATTTTATCAGCGAATTCACCCAAGATTTGtaattcaaaatcattaaaatcaaacaagTTTGGTAGTTTGATTGGTTCGGCGTAGCCTCTTGGCAAGAAAGCGTCATCCTTCCTTAATTCATCGAAGAATGGATGGGCAAGAATTCTTCTCGGAGATAATCTTTGCTGTGGTTCGTAAACTAGTATTTTCATCAGAAGATCGATACCGTCTGGACCGGAATGACCAAAGTACTTCTCGAACCTCTGTTGGGAAGAGCCCGAAAATAGTGgtttggaaaataaaggaCCGTCATAAGCAGggtttgaaaagaaaataaatcttTTATCAGGAGGACCCAGTAATTTAGCAATTTCCCGTAGTTGTAAGAGGGGTTCTTGACCTTGAAAGATAGCTTTGCCAATAAGCATTTCACCCATGACACAACCAAGCCCCCAAATATCGATTTGGGTGGTGTACTGGGTACAGCCAATGATCAATTCTGGAGCTCTATAAAATCTTGAACAGATGTAACTAATTGAAGGCTGATTATGTTCTAGTTTTTTAGCAGAGCCAAAATCacatattttcaaaacaccAGTTTCTGGGTCTACTAGAACATTGGAGGGTTTAATATCACGATGGCACACACCAAGACCGTGTAAATACAGCATCCCGCGTGCGATTTGATACGTGTACAGTTTGATGTGCTTCAATGGCAGCTCTAGTTTATTGGTAACGAAGCGGTTAATTTCAATCTGTAAAGTTTCTGGTAGACATTCCATGGCAAGGTGTTGGTAAACTTTATTATCCTGAGGGGACAAATGAGTAAAGAAATACTGTAACTTTACGATATTCGGATGGTCAGCAATTCTCAAAATCTGTAATTCTCTCGACTTGTACTCTGTATGAGCAGGGACTTTCTTGATGGCAAAGGGGCCCAGccaatttttcttatctgGGGTCAAATATGCTTGTACAACGGTCCCGAAGGCACCTCTACCGATCTTCCTGTATTCTTTCACCAGCATTCGCCTGGTGTTGTTGGACTTATTCGAAGTCACATCGTCTGCAATGAATTCAGACCCCCTTTGAAGAGGAACTCCATTCTGGTCTTCCGTAGACATACGTATTATAACTGTGATGAAGTGGGGGTTTCGGggaataaaaagaaactgaaaGATGAAGCAAAAAACTCTCTTGATTTAGCCTGATTTCTTATCAATTAACACGCTACGGGCCTGCCCACACTACTCACACAACGCAATGGCACTCACTCACGAAATATAGTTCACCTTCCCTTGGAGGTTATGCCTGCCCTCTTTTCCATATGAAGGTCGCTTTTTTGAATGTTGTTTGTGAGCCACCACATTGTCATTGTGTACGAATTGGGTGGAGCAAGAATGCAGCTTTTTAAGAGGCACCAAGACTACGCATACTGCTAAATTACATGCATATATAACGTTTATATAACCTGCAATGGCACTGTGCAAATTTTAGTGGGCTTTGTTGGTGCAAGGTGTGCTCTATATCCTGTGTTCTGTGCTAAAAAGCCTCAGTGGTTGAggtgatttttttcgtaCTTCGTGACGTTTTAGTATAATAATGATGGAATGGTAAAAGAGGGAAGTtaaaagagagaaagagagagagGATTGGTAAACGGATTAATAAGGCAAAGAAGGGTGTGAGCATAGTTTTCTATAGTGCGTGTAATGCTGTTGCAACCTATCTGCAGACGCTGTCGATGGACTCGGTTCGTGGGGCCCATCAGAAGATGGAACTCGACCGGGACGAACGGAGAAAGGCCATTTTCATTTAAGGATATATCTAGTCAAGAGGAGATCTCGAACATCTCGTATCCTTCGGCCTCCAGCCCAGGCTCCACAATTACCACGGGCGGTACTGAAACGTACAAGCCACAAGAGGAGGTGGTCAAATATATTCTTCATGGAAAGTTCACCAAGAATAACACACATTTGACGTTTTCTAGCGTGATGGAAGACAAGAACTTCCGCAAGAATAAAGGGCTATCGTATAACGACACGATGCTGTACTACTTGAACCTGCCTGAAAAAGTCAGGATTTCGATATCCACCGGCTGTCTAGGATTCAGAAAGGCTGCAAGAGGGGAATATGAAGCTGCTTTCCAGACCAGCAGTAAaatgtttgatttgatCAAAGAGAAGAACATGCTGAATAAAGACATAGAAGTGGTAATGGACGATTTCGGCAAGGGCCGGGCCGCGTTCATTTCTGCTCTTGTTGGGAAGGAAGGTGCCAGTGTGGTGAAGAAGGTAGTCAAGGTCAGCGACGCCACCAAATTGAAGTTTGGTGGTGTGAGATCTCCAAAGATGAGAAGATTATAAACAGCGCTGTTTTTGTTCCTACATACATAAACTAAGTAAAAGGAAGagagaaacaaaacaaaatatattCGTGTAAataaatcaattttttttttcttaattATCGTCGTTAGAGTTGGCCAAGATTCTCAAGATGGACAGGAACAGGTTCACAATGTCCAAGTAAAGCATCATAGCACATCTTATCTCTTCATCAGGGTACACTTTTCTAAAGATCAATTGAGTGTCGATAAACAGGTACGCAGTGAAAAGAATGGCACCTAGCCAGCCGTAAAGTAGGTTGAACTTGGACGAGTGGGTACTCCAGCCAAAGAGCATGGCCGTGAGGCCCATCCCGATCATGATCCAGAGGCCCCAGTTTAGCCAGTAGTATATAGACGTAGCGGAGTTCAGCACGTTCTGGAATCTGTCGGATAGCGCGGTTAAAGAGACGCCGACCACAACGATGGTGGTGATCAGTAGCGCAGAGAGCACGGTGTCCTTGTCATATGCCAGAGCGACCAGCGAGAGACAGTATGCCTCAGAGAGCGTGAAAATTGACAGCAGCGTGAGCTTCTGCCTGTATGTGGACAGGACGTACCAGGGCAGACGTCTCTGCTCTTGTGCCGTTTCTTCACCGGTCCCCGTGAGCAGCGGTTCGGGGACATTGGCCTCGTAGTCCTCGGGACGAGGACTTACCGCTAGCCAGATGCAGGAGACAAATGACACCACCAGGCACACGTAGAAGATGGCGATGTGTGACATGATGAAGTTCTGCAAAGACGTGGAGACGCTGGCCCAGTAGCAGAACGACAGACTGGCCAGTAACTGGCACGACAATAGAGAGTAAACCTTGTGCAGGAACCGCTGGCGGATTATGGGTTCGCATGAGACGACCACAGTGGAgtatttgaaatcttctgGGACGAAAGCGCCGCCATCCTGGCCGTCTCCCGCAGGCTGCCCGTAGAGGTGCGAGCTTTGCTCTTCATAGGGGGGAGGTGGTGGGACCGACATAGTATCACGTATTcttattcttgttcttgttcgtGATCTTACACTGCTGTTATCTGGAGTAAACgatccttttctttatccCGGAAAGAGAGATCCATCTTATAGCCTCAAAAGGGGAGGGGCCGGGTAGCGGGACTGCTCGGCCTCTTTCGCCATTACTCCCACACCAAAACAGTGTGTACTGAACCGCCGCAGGCAGAACTACTACCATCACAACCAGTATCAACACTTTCCAGAATCAGTAGTGAGTTGGGCCACCTCTACAGGCCACAGGGCAAGAAGCAAGAAAGGAAGGAAACAggaaagagagaaagaacCGCTGGTGGCAGCCGCCCATCGGAACCCGTGGCCGTTACGCGCCGCGGCCGGAACACGCCAAAGGTTATGCGCATAACGGAAGGGCCAATCTGTAACAGCGTAATGTATACAAGGCTCTCGCAAACAGTGGCATTGAAATCTCAGCACCAGCGTCTTGGTACACTAAACAAGAGCCTTAGAAACTAGATGTCTCAACGGAAACGCTACTCGCTGAACGTCGTAACCTCTCCGCCGATACCATCGTCGGCACCCAGTGCACCGCTACGAACGAACGAGTTAAGTTGGGAAACTGCCTCGACAACTGGAGTTGCGTCTTCATTCCTCCCGAGTGCCCACCACGGTGGCACGGTACTGAATCCCGGTTTGGGAATAATGAGGTCTCCCTCGCTGAGCAAGTCTGGTGCGTTTGGCCGGTCCGGCAGCAGTGGTTCCAATGCGATGGTAGAACCATCCAATATTAAGCTGCTCTTAATAGGGGATGCGAACGTAGGGAAGACGGCCATGATCCTGAGCTACTGCCACGAGCTGATGACACGAGCTGAAATGTCACGGTCGGTGCGACTGAAGCATCAGCAGCCGCAGCAACGAGGCATAGGCTTGAAGAAAACCGTGGTGAACCATAGACTGAGCATGAAGGAGAAGAGGAAACGGTACAGCTccaatgattttgagaaGGAGTTTAAAGACGTTGCTTATTTTGCCGGTAAGGCCAGCGAGTTCGGGAGCTTTGATACCGATGAAGATAACGGCCAAGAACTGGCGGACCCACATGAGATTATAATTGACACTAGAAGTACCATCGGGATAGACATCAAGACGAACCTGGTCAACATAGACAACCGGTTCTTCAACGTCATACTGTGGGACACGGCGGGCCAGGAGCGGTATCAAAATGCTATCATTCCATCGCTATACAAGAAGACGAACGCGGTGATACTGACGTACGACATAACGAATGCCAAGTCTTTCCAGAATTGCATGGAGCTGTGGATTGTGCAAGCCTTagaaaacttttcttcCCACGATTTGTCCAGGGCAAGATTCTTTCTGGTGGGCAATAAGATCGACTTGTATAAGGAAAGGCAAGTGACTCATTACGACGTAATGCAGATGGTTCAAGAAATGCAGTTGAAACATGGTATTGAGATTTCGGGAAATTTTGAGGTAAGTTGTAAATGGGTCAATGTTGTGGAAAGAACAATGAATATGATAATACTGGATCTGGTCGAAAACggatgttttgaaaataacgATCCCTTCATACCGACCGGGACATCTAGCAATTTGCATGAACAAGACCAAGAATTCCATGACACAGTGGAAGAACCCTTCCATTTTGCTCGGCAACGACAACAACAGTCCGAAAAGAAGACTACAGTAGACATCACGAAACCTAACGACGACACCAACAATAACCAATCTATATGTTGCGTTTAGTTCCCGACTGGAATACGTAAATTGCAGGCACTCAAACCTACGTCAAATACAATATATTAGGTGACGTTTCCTTAAAAAATCGTTGCTGACAACTCACAATTCATTATATATAGAGGCACTATAGAACTTATATATAATTGTACAATTAAATTAAATTACTAATGTATCAGCttgtgtatatattttacatttttgtAAGAAAACCATTCATCTTCACagacaaattttttaaaaaacacaatctatttatttttgttctaGCTATattggtgatgatgaatgTACATATAAAATggcaaaattcaaataaataaattatttagattcatttttgtttgtgttAAACGATAATACTATAGTAAAATgattataataataaaaaatttagatttttatttttaacaACTCGTTTAttcgtcttcttccaaagtttGAGCGGCAATACGATCCAAATCTCTTTGACCATTTTCGGAGATTCTTCTACCACCCTTTGGAGAGATTTCGACAATACCgatcttttccaaagcttGCAAAACTCTTCTGTTGATGGAACCGGAAGCATCAATGTGCTTGAAAGGTCTGACACCTCTGCTCTTGGCACCACCGTacaatttgttcaatttaCCAACACCGACTTGCTTTCTCATGTAGATGTGTCTGGCAACGGAGGCGGCACGCTTGTAGAACCAACCTTCAGAGTCTTGTGGTGGCATTTCATTACCAGAAGAGGTCTTGACAATGTCAACGTAACCTGGGACTTCTAATTTACCTTGTCtttgcaagaaagaagCGTAAGCATTGATGAAATCTTGAGCTGCAACGTCtctgaataaaaaaaacaaccatTGAAGTAGTTTTGTTAgtataaaatattcttaTTGAAAGGTGATCTTGCGGTTCCTCTAGGAATGAAATAAGGAGAggatatttttattgagCATACTGTAGCGCCCCCTTCCTGATTGTTTGTCCAAAAACATGCTTTCGCTATTGCCAGTTGTTATTGCCATAATTaaggctttttttttgaacagGTTCCCAGCGGTGGCTATTTTTATAAACCTTGAGTTTTCATCTCCCACAGTAGCAAAGCATCCATTTTAAGTTTTATTCGATATGCCAAAGATTAGTTGTTCATTACTATAACGCTCAGTCTTTTCATATGATGGACTCGACTTATTTTCTGGCAATTATCTTGCAGTTATCACAATTTCACTCGTCTTGAAAAATAGGTACACGGTGCTAAAGTCGGTTTTGCAATACATAACTCGCATACCAGAGTGgatgttgtttttttcgtGCACATATGCcattttattgttttttaagCTGATATCCATTTCATTCCCTAAAGTACCATGTAttcaaattaaaaaaagttgtACGTACCTAACGGAAACACCTGCCatctttattatcttttgGTTCTATACGTTCTTTTCCTAATGCTTTAAAAAACCTAACAGTAAAATTTCACTCATCAATTTTAACGATTATATCTTAACTAATGTTGGACCTATTGGGACTTGGCCTTACTAACCGCGTTAGAGCAAGCTTCGGCGAGCCGTAGGCTAGAGGTGTTCCCACCCTAGAAGGAAGTCTATAGCTGGGCTCCCTCGAATGGAGGAGTTTCTCACTGGAACTCTGTCTACAGCGGCACCAGCTGGGCCGGGCCTGTCCAAGGCGGACAGCCGAGCACACCTTCTACCCATGCACCAAAGATTTGATATTGGTATAGAAAAACACTCTCcaacggaaaaaaaaagagcgAAATCAGAACAAATGTCTGGATGTAAAAAAACCGGTCATGAAACCAAAGAGATGACACTAAAGAACCACCTCGCCCCGCTTAGGGTCAgtaataatgaagaagtttgATTGATATGGACTGATGATATCTTAGAATTATGAAGTTATTATACATGcaattatttattataatTGGTCATATGGcgtgaaaagaaatccgATTCTCCAGCTTGGTATATACGAAACGAGAAAGAGATAGGCAAAGgataaaaagagaatcaAAACTCTATTACACTTTGAAACCCTTagatcttcttctaccTCTGGCTCTTTCGAACTTTCTACCGGTGGATTGGATTCTTGGGGCCTTACCCTTGTGTGGACCCATACCGAAGTGTCTAACAGCTTCTCTGGAGTTTCTTGGGCCTCTCAAGATCAAAGTGTTTTGGCCCTTTGGAGCTCTGACAGCCAATTGATCCAAAGTGATACATTCACCACCAGCCTTGACAATCTTGGCTCTGGCACCAGCAGTAAATCTTAAAGCGGCGACAGTGGTCTTTGGGAAGTCATAGATTCTGGCATCGTCGGTAACGGTACCAACAACGACAACAGTCTTGTTAGCAGCACCTTCTTGCTTCAAAGCTCTAGAAATTCTAGAAGCAGAAACAGGTGGTCTGTTGATCTTGGACAAGAACAAAGCCTTCAAAACAACCTTGTTAAATGGAGCATCAGTACGACCTGTGATtaagacaagaaaaacaaagagttttataatattgttagtaaaaaaaactagGATAAAGGATACATTGATACTTTCTGAAACTCATCTCCAGTTTCCTTCAATgtaggaaaaagaaggcaCAAAATGATGCTGAACGAGAAAGTaccatgttttttttttctttttgaaaaaaaagattctGCTCAATTAGTTGGTCCGCACATCAAGGTTGTAATTAAACTACCTTTTGTACTCGCAGAATCGTCATAAAACAGTCTTTTGAAGGCTGTAGTAAAATCTTAAAGGcagaagagaaaacacTGCATTCTTGCCTCAAAGATCCGTCACACGCAAcgttgatgaaaagaaagttaaTTCTTTAAGATAACGTCGGGACTAAAAGTTAATGATATCACAGAATCCTTTTATCCAGAGAAATgggaaaagcaaaaattttcagtaCATACGAGCTAGAAAAGTGTATAGTTTAACCAATAACTTTAGATAAACATTATCGGACTTTGGAGCGGTCCTATGGCCGGATCTTTTGTGTTGCTTGGAAGTGTGATCGATACCCATTTTTGACTATACTGTTCTCAATTTGGACTtgtgtttttatttttgatgcagcattataaaaaaattttatgaaCAAGTATAGTAAGAGGAtcagaaaacaaaaagtaagtgaaaaattaaatgaaaaattttcaaactttttaGCGTGCCCGtttcgaaaattttttgtagGCGGGGTAACTGTATAAAATCGTTTTGgttttgcttcttcaaataagccttggcaaaaaaatgatttgtGACGCTGTCCAGTGTGGGGTGGCGACGGCGGGAGCCATTACTCGCTGGCTCGCCAAGCTATGGTGACTTTTGTGCAGGAAAGAGGAGGTCGTCCGCCAATATGTGTAGATCTGAACTTTACGGAACTAGATGATTTTGGTGACATACACCAATGCGGAAAACAGGATTCCTGTTGGTAGTCAGCGACAGTGGGAATTCAATATCACACGCGTGAAACCCGTTACTGCGCCCGATGTGCACTGACAGCTCGTGTTCTCTCAACGGTAGTACCTGACATTAGGAAGCGGCATCGCCCGCAGTGATTCGTAAGCTACAGAGATCAAACGCGCCATGTTTCAAGCAGCTTTTTAGGCAAAGCGCTAAGGATCTGATTGAGAACTTAGGAGCAACCAGGTATCCATACAGTCTTACACTACACTTGCTTCTCGGGAATCACTAAAGAAATCGTGGGAAATACGCAGCGACGCCAAAAATACTCACTGTAAAACCGCGCGTCACGAAAAAAGCCCGAGTTTGCTATGAAAGTGACGCGAAAATAAAACTATTCATGTCCTTAAAACAGTCGCCAAATGGTGAGGAGCTTGACACGAAATGTATAGGAATCTCAGCAGTGATCTGATCTTGCACTTCCTAATAGAGAAGTGCAAGATCAATGCTGCTATTGCTATTTGGCGTTCTCCTCCTCGCCTTTGTGTGTTTCTTGTCATCAGAGATGTAAATTCTTGCGGATATTAAAATCgtagatatatataaggTGCTGCGACTGCCCTTGGAAAGCTATTAATCAggctctttctttcaattgtAATTTTTGCCATAAATAAAGCTAATAAAAATCCAACTGCATTCTTTCCTTAACATTGTCTTCGACAAATTCTGAACCAACTTATTACATTCTTTAATACCAATATCACAATAAAATGAGACTTTCTACTGCCGCCACCATTGCCACCGTTGCTGCCATTGCTTCTGCTGATGTTACTTCAGACGGCGTCACCTACGTTGATGTTACCACTACCCCACAAAGTACCACATCAATGGTCTCCACCGTAAAGACTACTTCTACCCCATACACCACAAGCACCATCGCCACTTTATCTACACAACCTGTCAGCAGTCAGAATAACACCACTACACCAGGTATCAGCACATTTGTTGGTGCCGCTGCCAAAGGTTCCGTTGTCGGACTGGGTGCCATCGTAGGTGCCGCCGCCATTGCTTTGTTATAGGTTGCACCAGAtacaatttcaaaacaaaagatacCCCCAGCCCACTTTTCACCTTAAAATAAGCTAATCTCTACCcatttccctttttttatttgtataCGTTTTACTTGTTCGCCAGATTCGCTAGCTTCAAGACATCAGGGCTTATGGTCATACTTAATCGAGGACTAGAATCGTACGCTTCTGCTCTAACATTATCCACCTTCTGGATCGCCTTTAGATAAGGACTCAGAAGACCCTATAACAAGACCATTGTATAGACTCATATCTACATACTAATTCAATATTGTGTTTACTATTACTGCTTTTCACGGTTACCCCCAGCGAAATTTTCAgtcatctcatctcatcgcataaagcaaaaaaaaaaaaaatattgctGTAGTATCAGCATTCATTCATGGgttaaagaaagaactaTATGTGTCGATCAGGAAACTGTGCTGGTTCATTCTATTGTTTATTAACAGCCCAACATAGCGAAAAGATTCAAAAGTGGCGAAGGTCAGAAGTTTTTAAAGTATGACCAGGAGTAAAGCACAGTTTTCGCCCTCGAAAGTTGGGCagaaagaatataaaaatCCAAAACGAATGCGGAAATCATCCTTTACAAAAACCCAGAAAATGTTCGAAGTGTTCAACGAAAATCGTTCGCATTTTAATAAGTATGAAAGTCTCGCTATGGATGTTGACGACGATGGAACTTTCGGAAATTTTGTCCTGATGGAAAATGATGAGGGGGGTATCGACATTCCTGAAATTGAGGAAGAGACGTCAGGCGATGATGGAACGATACACGAGTCTCTTAAGAATGGTAATTCTCTGGAAGATAACCATGACTTCATTGCTTTTTCAGAGAGTTCTGAAGATGAGGAAGTAGAAGAGAAAGttgtggaagaaaaaagcgTTCTTCTCGTACAGAACCAATACGAAATCTCCACTGTTACTTCACAACCACATGAAAATAGCGACAGCGTATGCAACATGGAGTATCCTTGGATTAAGAACCATGGCCATTCGAGACAACGCGGAATAGCAGATTGGTTAACTttagaaatcaaagattttGTTCATTATATTTCACCAAGCAAAGCCGAAATCAAATGCAGAAACAAGACTATCGATAAACTACGCAAAGCGGTTAAGGAATTATGGTCAGATGCAGACTTGCACGTGTTTGGTTCATTTGCCACTGATTTGTATTTGCCTGGTTCCGATATCGATTGTGTGATAAATAGTCGTAATCGTGATAAAGAGGACAGAAACTACATATATGAACTAGCGAGGCACTTGAAGAATCAAGGACTAGCTATAAGAATGGAAGTCATTGTCAGGACGCGAGTACCTATCATTAAGTTTATAGAGCCACAATCACAATTGCATATCGATGTCTCATTCGAAAGGACGAATGGGCTAGAAGCTGCAAAACTTATCAGAGAATGGCTTAGAGATTCGCCAGGGCTGCGTGAACTAGTGCTCG encodes:
- the MCK1 gene encoding serine/threonine/tyrosine protein kinase MCK1 encodes the protein MSTEDQNGVPLQRGSEFIADDVTSNKSNNTRRMLVKEYRKIGRGAFGTVVQAYLTPDKKNWLGPFAIKKVPAHTEYKSRELQILRIADHPNIVKLQYFFTHLSPQDNKVYQHLAMECLPETLQIEINRFVTNKLELPLKHIKLYTYQIARGMLYLHGLGVCHRDIKPSNVLVDPETGVLKICDFGSAKKLEHNQPSISYICSRFYRAPELIIGCTQYTTQIDIWGLGCVMGEMLIGKAIFQGQEPLLQLREIAKLLGPPDKRFIFFSNPAYDGPLFSKPLFSGSSQQRFEKYFGHSGPDGIDLLMKILVYEPQQRLSPRRILAHPFFDELRKDDAFLPRGYAEPIKLPNLFDFNDFELQILGEFADKIKPEEIIE
- the MRPS18 gene encoding mitochondrial 37S ribosomal protein uS11m: MLLQPICRRCRWTRFVGPIRRWNSTGTNGERPFSFKDISSQEEISNISYPSASSPGSTITTGGTETYKPQEEVVKYILHGKFTKNNTHLTFSSVMEDKNFRKNKGLSYNDTMLYYLNLPEKVRISISTGCLGFRKAARGEYEAAFQTSSKMFDLIKEKNMLNKDIEVVMDDFGKGRAAFISALVGKEGASVVKKVVKVSDATKLKFGGVRSPKMRRL
- the BXI1 gene encoding Bxi1p, producing MSVPPPPPYEEQSSHLYGQPAGDGQDGGAFVPEDFKYSTVVVSCEPIIRQRFLHKVYSLLSCQLLASLSFCYWASVSTSLQNFIMSHIAIFYVCLVVSFVSCIWLAVSPRPEDYEANVPEPLLTGTGEETAQEQRRLPWYVLSTYRQKLTLLSIFTLSEAYCLSLVALAYDKDTVLSALLITTIVVVGVSLTALSDRFQNVLNSATSIYYWLNWGLWIMIGMGLTAMLFGWSTHSSKFNLLYGWLGAILFTAYLFIDTQLIFRKVYPDEEIRCAMMLYLDIVNLFLSILRILANSNDDN
- the YPT11 gene encoding Rab family GTPase YPT11 gives rise to the protein MSQRKRYSLNVVTSPPIPSSAPSAPLRTNELSWETASTTGVASSFLPSAHHGGTVLNPGLGIMRSPSLSKSGAFGRSGSSGSNAMVEPSNIKLLLIGDANVGKTAMILSYCHELMTRAEMSRSVRLKHQQPQQRGIGLKKTVVNHRLSMKEKRKRYSSNDFEKEFKDVAYFAGKASEFGSFDTDEDNGQELADPHEIIIDTRSTIGIDIKTNLVNIDNRFFNVILWDTAGQERYQNAIIPSLYKKTNAVILTYDITNAKSFQNCMELWIVQALENFSSHDLSRARFFLVGNKIDLYKERQVTHYDVMQMVQEMQLKHGIEISGNFEVSCKWVNVVERTMNMIILDLVENGCFENNDPFIPTGTSSNLHEQDQEFHDTVEEPFHFARQRQQQSEKKTTVDITKPNDDTNNNQSICCV
- the RPS19B gene encoding 40S ribosomal protein eS19, yielding MPPQDSEGWFYKRAASVARHIYMRKQVGVGKLNKLYGGAKSRGVRPFKHIDASGSINRRVLQALEKIGIVEISPKGGRRISENGQRDLDRIAAQTLEEDE
- the TOS6 gene encoding Tos6p: MRLSTAATIATVAAIASADVTSDGVTYVDVTTTPQSTTSMVSTVKTTSTPYTTSTIATLSTQPVSSQNNTTTPGISTFVGAAAKGSVVGLGAIVGAAAIALL